The Enterobacter mori genomic interval GTCCGGAAGGCTCAGGCGGGGCGTCAGCCAGCAGCCAGTCGCCACGGTTGATGGCATCTTTTTCAGCATCCCCGGCGATGTTCAGCGCAATACGCTGCCCGGCATGGGCATGCTCAGTGGGTTGATTTTGCGCATGTAACCCACGCACGCGCATTGGTTTATTCACTCCCGTCAGCCAGAGCGTATCACCTACATTTACTTCACCACTCAGCGCGGTGCCGGTCACCACCAGTCCCGCACCTTTTACGGTAAAGGCCCGGTCAATGGCCAGACGAAAGCGGTGATGGCTGGCGTGTCCGCGTGACGTAAGCTGCAGTAAACGATCGCGAAGTTCGTCAATACCGCGCCCTTCTGTCGCCACGGTGACAAACAGCGGTGCATCAGCAAAACCGTATTGACGCAGGGTTGCCTGTACTTCATCGCGCACCTCATTCAGGCGCGCCTCATCCACGCGATCGGCTTTCGTGAGTGCGACGGTTAACTGCGGGTTGCCCGTCAGCTGCAGGATCGCAAGATGTTCACGCGTTTGCGCCATCACGCCGTCATCGCAGGCGACCACCAGCAGGGCATGGTCAATCCCCCCCACCCCTGCGAGCATGTTGGAGAGAAATTTTTCATGTCCCGGTACATCAATGAAGCCCAGCACGCGGCCATCGGGCTGCGGCCAGTAGGCATAACCCAGATCGATGGTCATGCCGCGCTTTTTCTCTTCCGGCAGGCGATCGGCGTTAATGCCGGTAATGGCCTGCAACAGCGTCGTTTTTCCATGGTCGACATGACCGGCGGTGGCAATAATCATTTCAACAGCATCTCCAGAAATCGCGCTTCATCTTCAAGACAGCGTAAATCCAGCCACATTCGGCCATCGTAAATACGGCCAATCACGGGCGTCGGCAGCGCACGCCAGCGCGCCGACAGCGCCTCAAGGTGGCTACCGCGTCCATCACGCGGCGTGAAGGTCAGCGCTTCGCTCGGCAGCCTGTCTACCGGCAGCGATCCACTGCCTATCTGCGACTGGCAGGGCTCAATGCGCACGGCAAAATCGGGATAATGCGGCGCAACCTGCGGCAACAGTAATTCAGCCTGCGCGCGAATCGAGGCGGCGTCACGGCCCAGCAGGCGCAGCGTAGGCAGGCGCTCGGCCAGCTTCTCCGGATGCAGGTAGAGCCGCAGAGTCGCTTCCAGCGCGGCAAGCGTCATTTTATCGGCGCGTAAAGCGCGCTTCAGCGGATGTTGCTGCAGCTGGGCTATCAGCTCGCGCTTGCCGACGATAATCCCCGCCTGCGGCCCGCCCAGCAGTTTGTCGCCGGAGAAGCTCACCAGGCTCACGCCAGCGGCAATCATCTCCTGCGGCATGGGTTCTTTTGGCAGACCGTACTGGCTTAAATCCACCAGCGAACCGCTGCCGAGATCGGCAATCACCGGCACATTCAGCTCGCGACCCATCGCCGCCAGTTCCGCTTCATCAACGGTTTTGGTAAAGCCTTCTATATGGTAATTGCTGGTGTGGACCTTCATCAGCAGCGCGGTATTTTCATTCACCGCCGCGCGGTAGTCTTTAGCATGCGTGCAGTTAGTTGTGCCGACTTCATGCAGCGTACAGCCCGCCTGACGCATCACGTCCGGAATACGAAACGCTCCGCCAATCTCCACCAGCTCGCCGCGGGAAACCACCGCCTCTTTGCCGCTGGCGGTCGCCGCCAGCATCAGCAGTACCGCTGCCGCGTTGTTATTTACAATGCAGGCATCTTCCGCGCCGGTCAGCTGGCATAGCAGCTCCGCCAGTGCCCGGTCGCGGTGTCCGCGCCCTGCGCCGTCCAGATCGTACTCCAGCGTCACCGGCGAGCGCATAGCCTGCACGACCGCAGCGACCGCCTCTTCAGCCTGTTGCGCGCGCCCCAGGTTGGTATGCAGCACGGTCCCCGTCAGATTGATGACCGGCCGTAACGCGCTTTGCGTTTTCTCTGCCAGCCTTCTCTGCGCTTCCTCTCCCCACTGCTCACACCAGGCGGGCAGCGCATTTTCAGCCTGAATATGGCGTCGGGCTTCGTCCTGAAGCTGGCGTAGCATGTCGACCGTCGCGGTATGGCCGAATTGACCCAGAGCGGTTTGAATGCACGGTTCGCGAAGCAGACGATCGGTGGCAGGAATTTGGCTGTAGAGGGAATGATGAGTAGTCATAATGCGCCCGGCGAGTAAATATCTTCCCCCCTCCCGACGGGAGAGGGAGTTAACATGTGACGGGATTGTACCGCCTCCTGGCGGGAAGTGTTATATCCCGCATCAAGCCTTTGGCGGTTCGGTACGGGCAAAGCTCTCGCGCTGACAAAGCGTTTCGGTGAGCTTCACCAGCAACGGACGGTTGACGCACCATCCCGGGGAAACGTGGCGGAAGTTGAGATAACCAATGGCACAAACGATGGCAATGGTTGCCAGATCCACACTATCGATCTGAATTTTCCCTTCCCGGAGGAGCTGCTCGCACCTGTCCAGGCTGCGGTTGATTTTTTCACGCTGGCGCAGCAGTTCCGTTTCCGACTGCTGTGCAGCTGGCCGTGCCTGCTCGCGCACGGAGGTTAATGCCGCATCCATGATGCCATCTGCCAGCGCTTCGATTTGCTTCATGGCCAGCGCCGCTTTTGGATCGGCCGGTAGCATGGCTGGCGCAACGCCGAGTTGTTCGACGTATTCCGCAATAATCGGCGAATCAAACCAGCATTCCCCCTCATCGGTCACCAGTGCAGGGACTTTGCCCAACGGGTTGTACTGCGCTACGCCATTGTCGGCGCTGTAGGGCTGTTCATTGACGAATTCAAATTCAATCCCTTTCTCCAGCAGGAGAATCGAGATTTTACGCACGAAGGGACTGGTATAGCTGCCGATGAGTTTCATTGCCTGCTCCTGAATGCTCACAAAGAGGTCAGTATGGATCAAGCAGCGAAAAAAGGCAGGTATGCATATCGCATTCCTGCCTCGGGAGAGATTAGTGATCGAGGTAGAGGTAGTGCATCCAGCTGGTCATACGTAACAGGACCTTACGCATCACCGAGACGTGGGCAAAGTGGTCGGAATAGACCGCCACCTGGGCATAGATACCGTCAGGCAGAGCATCGACGTCCGCGTTCGGCTCCAGCTCGATAAGCGCCTGCACGCCATCGGTGCCCGGCACGACCGTCAGCGCCTGCAGCGCTCCCTGCGCCTGGTAAGTCCCTCCCGGCACCACCGGCAGGACGCTGGTGAGTTTACCGGTGAACACCTGGCCTGGCAGTGCGTTAAACACCACTTCCGCTTCGTCGCCCGGTTTCAAACGCAGTAACGAGTTCTGACGGAACTGCGCCACGATTTGACGTTTCTGTTCCGGGATGAAAACCATCACCGGACGCAGCGGCAGCGCGGCGGCATAGGTACCCGGACGGATCAGCACCTGGGTGATATACCCATTGCTTGGCGCGCGTACCACGGTCTGATCGAGGTTATAGGTGGCTTCCGCCAGCTGGGCGCGCAGGGAGGCAATCTGCGACTGTTCGCCATTCACCATGCTGTCTAACTG includes:
- a CDS encoding HlyD family secretion protein, with protein sequence MDLLIILTYVAFAWAIFKIFRIPVNQWTLATATLGGVFIVAGLILLMNYNHPYTFTAQKAVISIPITPQVTGIVTEVTDKNNQLIKKGEVLFKLDPGRYQARVDRLKADLVTATHNIDNLKAQLSEAVANTTRVSAERDRLFKDYQRYLKGSQAKVNPFSESDIDNARQNYLAQDAMVKGSVAEQTQIQSQLDSMVNGEQSQIASLRAQLAEATYNLDQTVVRAPSNGYITQVLIRPGTYAAALPLRPVMVFIPEQKRQIVAQFRQNSLLRLKPGDEAEVVFNALPGQVFTGKLTSVLPVVPGGTYQAQGALQALTVVPGTDGVQALIELEPNADVDALPDGIYAQVAVYSDHFAHVSVMRKVLLRMTSWMHYLYLDH
- the selA gene encoding L-seryl-tRNA(Sec) selenium transferase, translating into MTTHHSLYSQIPATDRLLREPCIQTALGQFGHTATVDMLRQLQDEARRHIQAENALPAWCEQWGEEAQRRLAEKTQSALRPVINLTGTVLHTNLGRAQQAEEAVAAVVQAMRSPVTLEYDLDGAGRGHRDRALAELLCQLTGAEDACIVNNNAAAVLLMLAATASGKEAVVSRGELVEIGGAFRIPDVMRQAGCTLHEVGTTNCTHAKDYRAAVNENTALLMKVHTSNYHIEGFTKTVDEAELAAMGRELNVPVIADLGSGSLVDLSQYGLPKEPMPQEMIAAGVSLVSFSGDKLLGGPQAGIIVGKRELIAQLQQHPLKRALRADKMTLAALEATLRLYLHPEKLAERLPTLRLLGRDAASIRAQAELLLPQVAPHYPDFAVRIEPCQSQIGSGSLPVDRLPSEALTFTPRDGRGSHLEALSARWRALPTPVIGRIYDGRMWLDLRCLEDEARFLEMLLK
- a CDS encoding glutathione S-transferase, which gives rise to MKLIGSYTSPFVRKISILLLEKGIEFEFVNEQPYSADNGVAQYNPLGKVPALVTDEGECWFDSPIIAEYVEQLGVAPAMLPADPKAALAMKQIEALADGIMDAALTSVREQARPAAQQSETELLRQREKINRSLDRCEQLLREGKIQIDSVDLATIAIVCAIGYLNFRHVSPGWCVNRPLLVKLTETLCQRESFARTEPPKA